The following proteins are co-located in the Tachysurus vachellii isolate PV-2020 chromosome 19, HZAU_Pvac_v1, whole genome shotgun sequence genome:
- the gdi1 gene encoding rab GDP dissociation inhibitor alpha, protein MDEEYDVIVLGTGLTECILSGIMSVNGKKVLHMDRNPYYGGESSSITPLEELYKRFELPDSPPESMGRGRDWNVDLIPKFLMANGQLVKMLLYTEVTRYLDFKVVEGSFVYKGGKIYKVPSTETEALASNLMGMFEKRRFRKFLVFVANFDENDPKTFEGVDPKQTTMGEVYKKFDLGQDVVDFTGHALALYRTDDYLEQPCLETINRIKLYSESLARYGKSPYLYPLYGLGELPQGFARLSAIYGGTYMLNKPVDEIVMEGGHVIGVKSEGEVARCKQLICDPSYIPDRMRKAGQVIRVICILSHPIKNTNDANSCQIIIPQNQVNRKSDIYVCMISYAHNVAAQGKYIAIVSTTVETAEPEAEIEPALELLEPIDQKFVAISDMYEPTDDGSESQVFASRSYDATTHFETTCNDIKDIYKRMTGSDFDFENMKRKQNDVFGEEEQ, encoded by the exons ATGGATGAGGAATATGATGTGATCGTCCTGGGGACCGGACTCACA GAATGCATTCTCTCCGGGATCATGTCGGTGAACGGAAAGAAAGTTTTGCACATGGATCGGAACCCATATTATGGGGGTGAAAGTTCCTCCATCACCCCTCTGGAGGAG CTTTATAAGCGATTTGAGCTCCCAGATAGCCCTCCGGAGTCAATGGGTCGGGGACGAGACTGGAACGTCGACCTCATCCCTAAATTTCTCATGGCTAATG GGCAGTTGGTTAAGATGCTGTTGTACACTGAGGTGACCAGATATTTGGACTTCAAAGTGGTGGAAGGAAGCTTTGTATATAAAGGGGGAAAGATCTACAAAGTCCCTTCGACAGAGACTGAAGCATTGGCATCCA ATCTAATGGGAATGTTTGAGAAGAGACGTTTCCGGAAATTCCTGGTTTTCGTGGCCAACTTTGATGAGAATGACCCGAAGACTTTTGAGGGCGTCGATCCCAAGCAGACAACAATGGGAGAGGTGTATAAGAAGTTTGACTTGGGCCAGGATGTTGTTGATTTCACCGGACACGCCTTGGCTCTCTACAGAACAGACGA TTACCTTGAGCAGCCATGCCTGGAGACTATTAATCGCATCAAGTTGTACAGCGAATCGTTGGCCCGTTACGGGAAGAGCCCTTACCTGTATCCGTTGTACGGCTTGGGGGAACTGCCACAGGGCTTTGCCAG ACTAAGTGCTATTTATGGAGGAACCTACATGCTTAACAAGCCAGTGGACGAGATTGTCATGGAGGGCGGCCATGTCATTGGAGTAAAATCTGAAGGAGAG gtCGCACGATGCAAGCAGCTGATCTGTGACCCCAGTTACATCCCGGACCGCATGCGCAAAGCAGGCCAGGTGATTCGGGTCATCTGCATCCTCAGCCATCCCATAAAGAACACTAACGATGCCAACTCGTGTCAGATCATCATTCCGCAGAACCAAGTGAACCGCAAGTCAG ATATCTACGTGTGCATGATCTCCTACGCCCATAACGTGGCGGCCCAGGGCAAGTACATCGCTATCGTGAGCACCACTGTGGAAACCGCCGAGCCTGAAGCCGAGATCGAACCAGCACTCGAGCTGCTGGAGCCCATTGACCAAAA GTTCGTGGCTATCAGTGACATGTACGAACCGACAGATGATGGGTCAGAAAGCCAG GTTTTCGCGTCACGGTCTTACGATGCCACCACTCACTTTGAGACAACCTGCAACGACATCAAGGACATCTACAAGCGTATGACCGGCAGCGACTTCGACTTCGAGAACATGAAGCGCAAACAGAACGACGTCTTCGGGGAGGAAGagcagtga
- the atp6ap1b gene encoding V-type proton ATPase subunit S1b, translating into MAEVPSRSRCSSAMEKFAVLFVFSLLYTCRAQVPLIMWTSNGYTLPTLLEPSAGEIVSGAKLASYLKTALTTSPRNVLLFLQDELSMDDFTAYGGVYGNKEDSAFVNLESALQASTPMVLPALAWTAADSVEKIFQQELAVPALITAASEISQLQLNTAQPLLLVIRLPYTAGANSKELLRKNDETIGNVLTALRAQSVPYTAVYTGLRPSHVIQDTSTAWELAGRSLLQATEPAVKPPVTFNNTEGKSCILLWADKLNVAHDKGGFFDLGSLTFNGSVSLDGSSCNETVSRLVLNYQNVLNFKSFQLIFTMRKIFFPVSARNWAVMERVQLNYDGQTANFNGSRGIYSPAEYSFHCQIVSNTQSALLVPRTVTDNATHWSILFTDFQIQGFNVTGDFSYASDCASFFTPGIWMGLLTSLLMVFILAYGLHMIMQLHTMDRFDDPKGPSISVPQTE; encoded by the exons ATGGCGGAAGTTCCCAGTCGGTCTAGATGTTCCTCAGCAATGGAGAAGtttgcagttttatttgtattttctttattatatacCTGCAGAGCACAAGTGCCTTTAATCATGTGGACCAGTAATGG GTACACTTTGCCAACCCTGCTTGAACCATCAGCTGGTGAGATCGTCTCCGGTGCGAAGTTGGCGTCCTATCTGAAAACAGCCTTGACAACTTCACCACGCAACGTGCTGCTGTTTTTACAGGACGAG TTAAGCATGGATGATTTCACAGCATATGGAGGCGTGTACGGCAACAAGGAAGACAGCGCCTTTGTGAACCTAGAG TCCGCATTGCAGGCATCCACTCCCATGGTGCTGCCAGCTCTGGCCTGGACTGCAGCCGACTCGGTCGAGAAGATCTTCCAGCAAGAGCTGGCAGTTCCAGCACTCATCACTGCAGCGTCAGAAATCAGCCAGCTTCAGCTGAACACAGCACAGCCTTTGCTACTGGTCATCAGGCTCCCATACACCGCTGG CGCCAACTCAAAAGAGCTTCTTAGGAAAAATG ATGAGACCATTGGAAATGTCCTGACTGCACTGCGAGCTCAGAGTGTGCCTTACACCGCTGTATACACCGGCCTGAGACCTTCTCAT GTGATTCAGGACACATCCACGGCTTGGGAATTAGCAGGACGCTCACTGCTGCAGGCGACAGAACCAGCTGTCAAACCTCCAGTGACTTTCAACAATACCGAAGGAAAGAGTTGTATCCTGCTCTGGGCCGATAAACTAAACGTCGCCCACGACAAGGGAGGGTTTTTTGATTTGGGCTCTCTTACTTTCAATGGCTCTGTCTCTCTAGACGGTTCTTCCTGTAATGAGACCGTATCCAG ACTTGTCCTGAATTACCAAAATGTTCTGAATTTCAAATCCTTCCAGCTTAT CTTCACCATGCGCAAGATCTTCTTCCCCGTGTCGGCTCGTAACTGGGCGGTCATGGAGCGGGTGCAGCTGAACTACGACGGCCAGACGGCCAACTTCAACGGCAGTCGTGGAATCTATTCTCCCGCCGAATATTCCTTCCACTGTCAGATAGTGAGCAATACACAGAGCGCACTACTGGTACCACGCACTGTGACAGACAACGCCACCCACTGGAGCATCCTCTTCACTGACTTCCAG ATCCAGGGCTTCAACGTGACTGGGGATTTCTCATACGCCAGCGACTGTGCCAGTTTCTTCACACCGGGAATCTGGATGGGGCTGCTCACTTCTCTGCTCATGGTTTTCATCCTCGCCTACGGCCTGCACATGATTATGCAGCTGCACACCATGGACCGCTTCGATGATCCGAAAGGCCCGAGCATTTCAGTGCCTCAGACTGAGTAA